The DNA region CCAGGGCCGCCTTCACGTAGTTGGTGGCCTTGTCGATGTCGGCCGGCCGGGCCGACGGGATGCTGTCGATCGCGCCTGCATACGCCAGCGTGCCCTGCGCGTTCACGATGTACAGGTGCGGCGTGGTGCGCGCGCCGTAGGCCCGGCCGATGCTGCCGTCCTCGTCCATCAGCACGGCGGTGGGTACGGCCTTGCGCTCTTTCAGCCAGCCGGTGAGCTGGGCGGGCTCCAGGTAGTCGCTGGCGGCTTTCTCGGTGGAGTTCACGGCCAGCCACACCACGCCCTGGTCCACGGCGCCCTTCTGCGTGGCGGGCAGGTTGCCGCTGTCGTAGTGTTTGCGCACGAAGGGGCAGCCGGGATTGGTCCATTCCAGCACCACGGTCTTGCCGCGGAAGTCGGACAGCCGCACGCTCTTGCCGGCGGTGTCGCGGGCGCTGAAGTCCGGCGCCGGCTGGCCCACGGCAGGTGCCGCCTGGGCAGTGGTTGCGGCCAGCACCAGCGTGGCGGCCATCACGGTATGTCGAAGCAGCATGGCAGGGGTCCTTGCAAAGAACGGATGACGGCGCAGTATGGGCGCAGCAACCCCGCGCCGCCAGAGGCAACCCTGGGACCGGCACCGGTTTGGTTGCTAACCCTCCACTTGGCGCAGTGCGTGGGCAGAAAGGGGTCGTGT from Paracidovorax wautersii includes:
- a CDS encoding thioredoxin family protein — protein: MLLRHTVMAATLVLAATTAQAAPAVGQPAPDFSARDTAGKSVRLSDFRGKTVVLEWTNPGCPFVRKHYDSGNLPATQKGAVDQGVVWLAVNSTEKAASDYLEPAQLTGWLKERKAVPTAVLMDEDGSIGRAYGARTTPHLYIVNAQGTLAYAGAIDSIPSARPADIDKATNYVKAALGDIAAGKPVAAATTQPYGCTIKYKPAA